A single genomic interval of Adhaeribacter pallidiroseus harbors:
- a CDS encoding polysaccharide deacetylase family protein: MRIFKTPALLRYLFPDYTWRKPNTEKNIYLTFDDGPIPVVTEFVLKQLADFQAKAIFFCVGENISRFPEIAQLIVRQGHYLGNHTHNHLRGWATPTETYVQNIALCQEQIDQIQENTSVKLFRPPYGRIKQKQFLKIKSTYRVIMWDILTYDFDITLAPEKILQQALKKTTSGSVVVFHDSVKAFPNLQYVLPRYLHYFAEQGYSFKVL, encoded by the coding sequence ATGCGTATTTTTAAAACCCCAGCTTTGTTGCGGTATTTATTTCCGGATTATACCTGGCGTAAACCAAATACAGAAAAAAATATTTATCTTACCTTTGATGACGGACCTATTCCGGTGGTAACGGAGTTTGTGTTAAAACAACTCGCAGATTTTCAAGCCAAAGCTATTTTTTTTTGTGTCGGCGAAAACATTAGTCGTTTTCCGGAAATTGCCCAACTAATAGTGCGGCAAGGCCATTACTTAGGTAATCATACCCATAATCATTTGCGGGGCTGGGCTACGCCCACCGAAACTTACGTGCAGAATATTGCTTTGTGTCAGGAACAAATAGATCAGATTCAGGAAAATACCAGCGTTAAATTATTCCGGCCTCCCTACGGCAGAATCAAACAAAAACAATTTTTAAAAATTAAATCTACTTATCGCGTCATCATGTGGGATATACTTACGTATGATTTCGATATTACTCTTGCGCCGGAAAAAATTTTGCAGCAGGCTTTGAAAAAAACCACATCCGGTTCCGTGGTGGTATTTCATGATTCCGTGAAGGCGTTTCCTAACCTGCAGTACGTGCTACCACGTTATCTGCACTATTTTGCTGAACAAGGTTACAGCTTTAAAGTATTATGA
- a CDS encoding choice-of-anchor tandem repeat GloVer-containing protein: protein MKSTLLLTKFFPFAHPGPSIARFSALYRKLGNFPLIYYCSILAMGLILSGTPLRAQDELLGLTSVGGSQGAGTAFGIKSNGSGFNVQKTFVESGYYPYGNLIKGSDGNYYGMTYQGGHKNYGSIFKMTPGGSVTILVSLDYYITGGNPRGSLLQGADGNFYGMTYQGGASGYGTIFKVTPAGTFTLLRNFNGELDGRNPEGSLVQSTDGNLYGLTRYGGSKKYGTIFKISPSGTFTVLKSFDYTTSGGYPRGSLVRATDGNFYGMTYQGGTSSYGTIFRITPAGVFTVRRNLDYSLTGGYPQGSLIQATNGSLYGMTYQGGSNGYGTIFRLTLAGAFSVIRNLSSALDGSYPLGDLIQGSDNNLYGLTSNGGSFNSGTIFKITTGGAYTVLHHLDNINDGRSPQGSLVQGTGNNFYGMTLEGGPGKLGTVFRVSSAGAFSVLTSFPEAGKGQTPQGSLIQARNGSFYGFTSSGGVYNQGTVFKLCDGVYSTVYSFNAAVSGSNPQGDLVQGADNNFYGMTQDGGTASYGTIFKLTPGGTLTVLRHLVNATDGGRPKGNLIQHNNNFFGMTTIGGANNNGTIFRISPSGAFQILKNLDNATTGSNPQGSLVLGQDGNFYGMTSRGGSNNYGTVFKITPAGTLTVLRNLDSTNDGRYPEGSLIQATDGNFYGLTNSGGLFGYGTLFKITTGGVYTVLHHFDFYNDGGRAVGSLVQGSGNNLYGLTPDGGYFDAGTIFKITTTGTFSILRQLEQTTDGGLPTGELIVRKANPIANAQTVTTTEETAKAITLVGSASGTPLIYSIVTPPQNGTLSGGTGANRTYTPKANFSGQDSFTFKVIWGCQESAIKTVSITVTNLNDAPVLAAIGDKNAAVGSKLSFTATATDADAGQTKTFSLIGAPAGASINASSGTFTWTPTAEGSYFFKIKVTDNGTPQLSDEEIITVTVSASLVRLASQQAKSPEPEKVNTVELYPNPAVQTITVNLPEPVSTLSTIISNAAGSSVLVNKHQLVTPQQVQVNVEQLPAGLYLFKVDLNHKLETLKFIKQ from the coding sequence ATGAAGTCAACCTTACTGTTAACCAAATTTTTTCCATTTGCCCACCCGGGTCCCAGTATTGCCCGATTTTCGGCTTTATACCGGAAGCTGGGCAACTTTCCCTTAATTTATTATTGCTCAATTTTAGCAATGGGGCTTATATTAAGTGGGACACCTTTACGCGCCCAAGACGAATTGCTCGGACTTACTTCCGTGGGCGGTTCACAAGGAGCCGGCACTGCTTTTGGCATCAAAAGCAATGGCTCGGGCTTTAACGTTCAAAAAACCTTTGTGGAATCAGGTTACTATCCTTATGGTAATTTAATCAAAGGGTCTGATGGCAATTACTACGGCATGACCTACCAGGGAGGCCATAAGAATTATGGCTCTATTTTTAAAATGACGCCCGGCGGTTCCGTTACTATCCTGGTAAGTTTAGATTATTACATAACCGGAGGCAATCCCCGGGGCAGTTTATTACAAGGTGCAGATGGCAATTTTTATGGTATGACTTACCAGGGCGGGGCTAGTGGCTATGGTACTATTTTTAAAGTTACGCCGGCTGGTACTTTTACGCTGTTGCGGAATTTTAATGGGGAATTGGACGGACGTAATCCGGAAGGCAGTTTGGTGCAAAGTACCGACGGCAACCTATATGGCCTAACGCGCTATGGCGGTAGTAAAAAGTACGGCACTATTTTTAAAATTTCGCCATCGGGCACCTTCACGGTTTTAAAAAGCTTTGATTATACCACCTCCGGAGGTTACCCCCGAGGTAGTTTAGTTAGAGCAACAGATGGTAATTTTTACGGTATGACTTACCAGGGCGGTACCAGTTCGTACGGCACTATTTTCCGGATAACTCCGGCTGGGGTTTTCACCGTACGTCGGAATTTAGATTATAGCCTGACGGGCGGTTATCCCCAAGGTAGTTTAATACAGGCCACCAACGGCTCTTTGTACGGCATGACCTACCAGGGCGGTAGCAATGGATACGGCACCATTTTCCGGTTAACTTTAGCCGGGGCTTTTTCCGTGATCCGGAACCTAAGTTCCGCTTTAGACGGTAGTTACCCACTGGGCGATTTAATTCAAGGTTCCGATAACAATCTCTATGGCTTAACGAGTAATGGCGGATCTTTTAACTCCGGTACTATTTTTAAAATAACAACGGGTGGCGCTTATACGGTCCTGCATCACCTGGATAATATTAATGATGGCCGAAGTCCGCAGGGGAGTCTGGTGCAAGGCACCGGGAATAACTTTTACGGCATGACTCTGGAAGGCGGACCAGGTAAATTAGGAACTGTATTTCGTGTTTCTTCTGCCGGAGCTTTTTCAGTACTCACGTCTTTTCCGGAAGCAGGCAAAGGGCAAACGCCGCAAGGCAGCCTGATTCAAGCGCGAAACGGCAGCTTTTACGGATTTACCTCGTCGGGTGGGGTGTATAACCAGGGTACCGTCTTTAAATTGTGCGATGGCGTGTACTCTACCGTTTATTCTTTTAACGCGGCCGTTAGTGGCAGCAACCCACAAGGCGATTTGGTACAAGGCGCGGATAATAACTTTTACGGCATGACCCAGGATGGTGGTACGGCTAGTTACGGCACCATATTTAAATTAACGCCGGGTGGTACCCTTACGGTTTTACGTCATTTAGTTAATGCTACGGATGGCGGTAGACCGAAAGGAAATTTAATCCAGCACAACAATAACTTTTTCGGCATGACTACTATTGGCGGTGCTAATAATAACGGTACCATTTTTAGAATATCGCCTTCCGGTGCGTTCCAGATTTTAAAAAATCTGGATAATGCAACCACGGGTAGCAATCCGCAGGGCAGCTTAGTATTAGGCCAGGACGGCAATTTTTACGGCATGACTTCCCGGGGTGGCTCGAACAATTACGGTACTGTTTTTAAAATCACGCCTGCAGGAACCCTCACCGTTTTACGTAACCTGGATTCTACCAACGATGGACGGTACCCGGAAGGCAGTTTAATTCAAGCCACCGACGGCAACTTTTACGGCTTAACCAACAGTGGTGGATTGTTTGGCTACGGTACTCTTTTCAAAATAACTACTGGTGGCGTTTACACCGTTTTGCATCATTTTGATTTTTACAATGATGGCGGCCGGGCGGTAGGGAGCTTAGTACAAGGGAGTGGTAACAATTTATACGGCTTAACCCCGGATGGTGGGTATTTTGATGCGGGAACAATCTTTAAGATTACCACTACCGGTACTTTTTCTATTTTACGCCAACTAGAGCAAACTACCGATGGCGGCTTACCTACCGGAGAATTAATTGTGAGAAAAGCTAACCCTATCGCTAATGCGCAAACTGTTACCACCACCGAAGAAACGGCTAAAGCAATCACGCTAGTGGGTTCAGCCAGTGGTACGCCGCTAATTTACAGCATTGTTACTCCTCCCCAAAACGGCACCTTATCCGGCGGTACCGGAGCCAATCGCACCTATACCCCCAAAGCCAACTTCTCCGGCCAGGATTCATTTACTTTTAAGGTAATCTGGGGATGCCAGGAATCGGCGATTAAAACCGTATCTATAACTGTTACTAACCTGAACGATGCCCCCGTGCTGGCTGCCATTGGTGATAAAAACGCCGCGGTGGGTTCAAAGCTAAGTTTTACCGCCACAGCTACCGATGCGGATGCCGGCCAGACGAAAACATTTTCTTTAATCGGGGCACCGGCCGGAGCCAGCATCAATGCTAGTTCCGGAACCTTCACCTGGACTCCTACGGCGGAGGGTAGTTATTTTTTTAAAATTAAAGTTACCGACAACGGTACTCCGCAGCTCTCTGATGAAGAAATTATTACTGTCACGGTATCCGCCAGCCTAGTGCGTTTGGCCAGCCAGCAGGCAAAATCACCGGAACCGGAAAAAGTTAATACGGTAGAGCTATACCCCAACCCGGCCGTTCAGACAATTACCGTTAATTTACCCGAACCGGTAAGTACCTTGTCTACGATTATCAGCAATGCGGCGGGTAGTAGCGTACTGGTAAATAAACACCAACTGGTTACTCCCCAGCAAGTGCAGGTAAATGTAGAGCAACTACCGGCTGGTTTATATTTGTTTAAGGTCGATTTAAATCACAAACTGGAAACGCTGAAATTTATAAAACAATAA
- a CDS encoding glycosyltransferase, whose product MMLKVIYFAILFSVSLVILGLWVLNRRRYRKQLLVFPKVSILIAARNEEQTIIRCLKAIEQLDYPRDKIEVLIGDDASTDNTYRVVRQFIHDKPQFKCVTITQNLGMARGKGNVLAHLAHMATSNYFFITDADIQVPPTWIQIMMAHVRPYIGIVTGITTVNGPRLFDKMQSIDWIYALGLFQVVTDLDLPVFTMGNNMLITREAYEATGGYENIPFSITEDAKLYQEVVKRHFHTVNIFDQSVLALSTPAVDMGHLLRQRRRWMEGISHIPYYMSAVFILYSCFYPVWIPFFQETTPLFYWGILVAKITWQSVFIWLCARRVNLKFNVWQLLVYEFFMMFLGIASIIYYLLPVKIAWKQRKYA is encoded by the coding sequence ATGATGCTGAAGGTTATTTATTTTGCTATATTATTTAGTGTTTCCTTGGTGATACTGGGCTTGTGGGTGTTAAATCGCCGGCGATACCGCAAGCAGTTGCTCGTATTTCCGAAAGTAAGCATTTTAATCGCAGCCCGTAACGAGGAACAAACCATCATCCGGTGCTTAAAAGCCATTGAGCAGCTGGATTATCCGCGCGATAAAATTGAAGTACTCATTGGCGACGATGCTTCTACGGATAACACGTACCGGGTAGTGCGGCAGTTTATCCACGACAAACCGCAGTTTAAATGCGTTACCATTACTCAAAATCTGGGAATGGCCCGGGGCAAAGGCAATGTGTTAGCGCACCTGGCCCACATGGCCACCAGTAATTATTTCTTCATTACCGATGCCGACATTCAGGTGCCACCTACTTGGATTCAGATTATGATGGCGCACGTGCGGCCTTATATTGGCATTGTTACGGGCATTACCACGGTAAATGGCCCCCGGCTGTTCGATAAAATGCAATCCATTGATTGGATTTATGCGCTGGGATTATTTCAGGTAGTAACGGACTTGGATTTACCGGTTTTTACCATGGGTAACAATATGCTTATTACCCGCGAAGCTTACGAAGCCACCGGCGGTTACGAAAACATTCCGTTTTCCATTACCGAAGATGCCAAATTGTACCAGGAAGTTGTGAAAAGACATTTTCATACGGTAAATATTTTTGATCAGTCGGTGTTGGCACTCTCCACGCCAGCTGTAGATATGGGCCATTTACTGCGACAAAGGCGGCGGTGGATGGAGGGAATTAGCCACATTCCCTATTATATGTCGGCGGTATTTATTTTATATTCTTGTTTTTATCCCGTTTGGATTCCTTTTTTCCAGGAAACCACCCCTTTGTTTTACTGGGGCATTTTAGTAGCTAAAATTACCTGGCAATCTGTTTTTATCTGGTTATGTGCCCGGCGGGTAAACCTTAAATTTAATGTCTGGCAATTACTGGTATATGAGTTCTTTATGATGTTCCTGGGCATTGCTTCTATTATTTACTACCTCTTACCGGTTAAAATTGCCTGGAAACAACGTAAATATGCGTAA
- a CDS encoding glycosyltransferase family 4 protein, whose protein sequence is MKIVVNTRFLLADKLEGIGKFSHEILRHLVIQHPEHDFYFLFDRPYHQQFIYASNVTPIVIYPPTRHLVLYYLWFEIRLPRVLQQLQPDVFLSLDNMTTLRTNVPRVTVLHDLAYLHFPVEKKYLDLRYYQKFIPRIAEASRRLLTVSEFTKSDLIKSLQVEPDKIRVAPCAVSNFFKPTPYAQQIALRQKYCAGEMYFVCVGAVQLRKNLVNVFRAFDNFKNLTRSEVKLVIAGRKAWKAGAILKAYNAMTHKADVVFTGRVSDAVIRELYGSALALVFASFFEGFGLPILEAQKCNCPVITSNISSMPEVAAGSALLVDPYSPNEIGQAMVQIYHYPEKRDYYTRLGHLNYQRYSWEKSAGLVYQSLEEAVQNLPLSS, encoded by the coding sequence ATGAAAATAGTTGTGAATACCCGTTTTTTGTTAGCCGATAAATTAGAGGGGATCGGTAAGTTTTCGCACGAAATTTTACGGCACTTAGTAATACAACACCCGGAACACGACTTTTATTTTTTGTTCGACCGGCCTTATCACCAACAGTTTATTTACGCCTCCAACGTAACCCCGATTGTTATTTATCCGCCCACCCGGCATCTGGTGTTGTATTATCTTTGGTTTGAGATCAGGTTGCCCCGGGTTTTGCAACAATTGCAGCCCGATGTATTTTTATCATTAGACAACATGACTACCTTGCGCACAAATGTGCCCCGGGTTACCGTGCTGCATGATTTGGCGTATTTGCATTTTCCGGTCGAGAAAAAATACTTGGATCTGCGGTATTACCAAAAATTTATTCCGCGTATTGCCGAAGCTTCCAGGCGATTGCTGACGGTATCTGAATTCACGAAATCCGATTTAATTAAAAGTTTACAAGTGGAACCGGACAAAATTCGGGTGGCACCTTGCGCCGTTTCCAACTTTTTTAAGCCCACCCCTTATGCCCAGCAAATAGCGCTGCGGCAAAAATATTGCGCCGGCGAAATGTATTTCGTTTGTGTGGGTGCGGTGCAGCTGCGTAAAAATCTGGTAAATGTGTTTAGGGCATTCGATAATTTTAAAAATCTAACGCGCAGCGAAGTAAAATTGGTTATTGCGGGCCGAAAAGCCTGGAAAGCCGGGGCCATTTTAAAAGCTTATAACGCCATGACGCATAAAGCAGATGTGGTTTTTACCGGTCGGGTTTCGGATGCGGTTATCCGGGAATTATATGGTTCTGCTTTGGCGCTGGTTTTTGCTTCTTTTTTCGAAGGATTCGGCTTACCCATACTGGAAGCCCAAAAATGTAATTGTCCGGTAATTACCAGTAATATTAGCTCGATGCCCGAAGTAGCGGCGGGTAGCGCCTTGCTCGTAGATCCTTATTCGCCGAACGAAATAGGCCAGGCAATGGTGCAAATTTATCATTATCCGGAAAAAAGAGATTACTACACCCGATTAGGGCATTTAAATTACCAACGTTATTCCTGGGAAAAATCAGCCGGATTGGTTTACCAAAGCCTGGAAGAGGCCGTGCAAAATCTACCTTTATCTTCTTAG
- a CDS encoding asparaginase has protein sequence MKLRRVHLNTAVTLEPVGSVLVIYTGGTIGMVFDKTGRHLVPFKFNEIMDKMPELRQLNIDLSLISFARPIDSSDVTDADWIVLSYIIQQNYDDFDGFVILHGTDTMAYTASALSFLLENLQKPVIFTGAQVPIGKMRTDARENLITALEIATSTSRGICIVPEVCIYFGDLLLRGNRSKKVESSHFNAFKSTNYPVLAQAGVEIEYHVKNILPLPNGPFKAHQKLDNRVVRLRLFPGLSEHVIRNLVLTENLQGVVLESYGSGNAPTARWFLDAMEAAISRGTFIVNVSQCDGGRVFQGKYQNSKYLEEMGIIGVSDITSEAAVTKLMFVLGQNLPPEETRRLLQTDLRGEMTID, from the coding sequence ATGAAATTACGCAGAGTTCATTTAAATACGGCCGTTACCCTCGAACCAGTTGGTTCGGTGTTGGTTATTTATACGGGTGGCACCATCGGGATGGTATTTGATAAAACCGGCCGCCACTTGGTGCCTTTTAAGTTTAACGAAATAATGGATAAAATGCCGGAACTCCGGCAACTAAATATTGACTTGTCCCTGATTAGTTTTGCCCGACCCATCGATTCCTCGGACGTTACCGATGCCGATTGGATTGTGCTGTCGTACATAATCCAGCAAAATTACGATGACTTCGATGGATTTGTGATCCTGCACGGTACCGATACCATGGCTTATACGGCCTCGGCCCTTTCGTTTCTGCTCGAAAATTTACAAAAGCCGGTTATTTTTACGGGTGCGCAAGTGCCCATTGGTAAAATGCGCACCGATGCCCGCGAAAATTTAATCACGGCTTTGGAGATTGCTACTTCCACCAGCCGGGGTATTTGTATTGTGCCGGAAGTTTGTATTTATTTTGGTGATTTATTGTTGCGGGGAAACCGGTCTAAAAAAGTAGAGAGTAGTCACTTTAATGCTTTTAAATCAACTAATTATCCGGTATTGGCTCAAGCGGGGGTTGAAATTGAATACCACGTCAAGAACATTCTGCCGCTACCTAACGGACCGTTTAAAGCCCATCAAAAATTAGATAATCGGGTAGTTCGGCTGCGCTTGTTTCCGGGGTTATCGGAACATGTTATTCGCAATCTGGTACTGACCGAAAATTTGCAAGGCGTAGTGCTGGAGAGTTATGGCTCGGGTAATGCCCCGACGGCCCGTTGGTTTTTAGACGCTATGGAAGCAGCCATTAGCCGCGGTACGTTTATCGTAAATGTTTCGCAGTGCGATGGCGGACGGGTTTTCCAGGGGAAATACCAGAATAGTAAGTATCTGGAAGAAATGGGCATTATCGGGGTGAGTGATATTACCAGCGAAGCTGCCGTCACCAAGCTCATGTTTGTGCTGGGCCAAAATTTACCACCCGAAGAAACCCGCCGGCTATTACAAACCGATTTACGCGGCGAAATGACTATAGATTAA
- a CDS encoding TatD family hydrolase: protein MPEYIDSHAHIYAAEFKPDRGAVIRKAQEVGVSQILMPNVDHTSLDSLLQTEADYPGICRPMMGLHPCSVKKDFQKELYLVEEWLTKRPFIAIGETGLDLYWDRTFLPQQKEALIIQLEWAKQYKLPIVLHTRDSFEETYELVAAAQDGTLTGVFHCFSGTPEQAQRALNLKFYLGIGGVSTFKNGGLDRLVPEVSLDHLLLETDCPYLAPVPHRSKRNEPAYLPLIAQRVADIKQIDLAQVAEATTRNTRNLFNL from the coding sequence ATGCCCGAGTACATTGATTCACACGCGCACATCTATGCCGCAGAGTTTAAACCCGATAGGGGAGCAGTAATCCGGAAAGCTCAGGAAGTTGGTGTAAGCCAAATCTTGATGCCGAACGTGGATCATACCTCCCTCGATAGCCTTTTACAAACCGAAGCTGATTATCCGGGCATATGCCGTCCCATGATGGGATTGCACCCGTGTTCGGTGAAGAAAGATTTTCAGAAAGAATTATACCTGGTAGAGGAGTGGCTTACCAAACGGCCCTTTATTGCTATAGGCGAAACCGGTCTGGATTTGTATTGGGACAGAACTTTTTTGCCCCAGCAAAAAGAAGCTTTAATTATTCAACTAGAATGGGCGAAACAATACAAATTGCCTATCGTGCTGCATACCCGTGATTCTTTTGAGGAAACGTACGAGTTAGTAGCCGCTGCCCAAGATGGCACCTTAACTGGCGTGTTCCATTGTTTTTCGGGCACGCCGGAGCAAGCGCAACGGGCCCTAAATTTAAAATTTTACCTGGGTATTGGCGGGGTAAGTACTTTTAAGAACGGCGGATTAGATCGCTTAGTACCGGAGGTGTCGCTGGATCATCTTTTATTAGAAACCGATTGCCCGTACCTGGCTCCGGTGCCTCACCGCAGCAAGCGCAACGAACCGGCTTATCTGCCGCTTATTGCACAACGAGTGGCAGATATTAAGCAAATTGACTTGGCGCAAGTAGCGGAAGCAACAACCCGTAATACCCGTAATTTATTTAATTTATAA